The genomic interval actgaacaaatatgggttgtttggaaatgttgccaggagaaatcttctctctaaaaagaacatggcagcacggctTAGGTGTACAAAATtgaatctgaacaaaccacaagacttctggaacaatctTCTTTGGACAAACAAGACCAAAGTGCATTTGTTtggtcataatgcacagcaccaccaAAACATGGCATATCAGCATAAACTCAtatcaactgtcaagcacagtggtggaaggGTGATAATGTGGGCtcattttgcagccacaggacctggacaccCATGACGACCATGAACTCTTCTATACactaaagtattctagagtcaaatgtgaggccatgtgtccgacagctaaagcttggctgaaattgggtcatgaaCCAGcgcaatgatcccaagcacagaagcaaatctacaacagtatagctgaaaaagaaaagagtcaagTTGTGATGGCCCAGTCaaaatccagacctcaacctgactgaaatgctgtggcaggaccttaagagagctgtgaataaatgaatgcccccaaacctcaatgaactgaagtgacattgtaaagaagagtgggacaCAATCCCTTCACAATGATGTATGAGACtaataaagtcacacagaaaacgattacttcaagttatttctGCTAAGCGTctttctacaagctactgaatcatggggtgtacttagttttccaGAGGAGTGCATGGAGTGTCTGTGAAAacgttctttttcacatgaccaGAAACAGGATCCATAAATATGCACTGAATTggattttggtttttattttagctgTCTTAAAATTATTGCAATTGCATTTTCTCTCAATTAAATTATAGATTGACAAAACTAGCACACAACTTGCAAACAATTTATaattaaaagctttttaaaaaatctataaaCCTTTGTACATTTCTTTACAACAACAAGCAATTTCCCAAAACACTTATAATTGCAAGACTTCTCTTTTAGCATAGAGTTCAGGGGAATGAAAAAGTAGCCAGACATTTTGAGCCCTAAGAATAATCAAAAAACAGTATTTCATAAGGTTATGATACAAATATTAAACAATACAGTCTGGAACTGAAAGAACACCTTGTATTAATTAAGGCTGAGGTGCAAAGAAATGAGTGCAGGAATGGCAGCGGTGCAGCTGAAGGCAGCACACTGTGATCAGTTGTTACAGTGTGAGTCTTTGGCACTGGGTACTGAACATTATTGGTTGTAATCCAGGCAAGAGACCTAATCCACACCTGAGCAAATTTTTTGCTTTTCAAGGCACAAGCATAAGCAATCAATGATTAAACGGACAAGGAAAGAGCCAGTAGGCTAACTGTCCTTGTTTTGGGAATTCTAGGTTAAGGTAATTGTTCCACATTTCTGATAAATATACCTCATGTCATTTTCTTGTTGCAGGTTACATAAAAGGTTAGTTGTGCCACCCTCATATCTGTCCATTCAATAATAACCTGAAGCCAGTTCCCAATCAGCTTAACCTCACGCCAAGACAAGACATGGGGAAACAGCAATCCTGGCGCTGTCCAATTTTAACAGCAGCCACCTTCCAcagcaacaaaataaacaagaataaaacaatccACAACCATCCATGTGAAGAGGTATTTATTGTACAGGTGCAAATACAGTTATCAGAGAATCTATCAGCTATTGTCTGATGATTTGCCCCTGGGGGGTTGAAATGGAGCCAGTAAGCTATCCTAATAAGGGATAACCTGATATTCAGGGCAGTACTTCCTGTTCCCAAACACTACAGTATTTGCTGTCCAACTATtgatactgaataaaaaaagacaataaaaagctAAACTGTCAAAAACATAGCTGATGGGTTCTAGATTTCATTTCAGCCTAAgtattcctctttttctttccacatAGACATGCATGCAAATGAAGCCAACTCAAAAATGACTGTGAAGCATTACTTGGACTACAAAGTGACTACAGATGGAAACCAGAACGGGTCTGGTATGAAAAATCTTGTCCCTTGCATACATTGCTTGCATATTCACGTGCAGATATCTGTTTAAAGCGATTACAATTACAGTGACCTTTAGCAGTCTGGTTGCCTTGCAACCAAAgacaaaaggctgaaacagtttCTCCTAGTTTTAACCCCTTGTGCTAAGCCAAGAATTGCCGGATAAAGGCCACGTGTCAGCATGCACTGGTCAGGCAATAAATCTGTTCTGCTATGCGTTGCTGTAGTTTTGTTAAGCTAAGCTAAACTAAGTCAAGCTTTCAAACTGAAATCAAAATCTcaataatcataataaaaaaaatcatatttttttattcactgtCACATTCACAGGCATTTACTTAACACTGAAGTAAAACGCCTTAGTCAAGGGCTAACTTATAAATGATGCAGATGACATGTCAGTAGTAAATGAACATAAACACAACTTTTGCTTCTAGAAAACTGTCAAGTGGAGAACAAATGGcgttattttttttcacaccagTTTCACTATTCAAAGCATCCAAAAGTCAATACCCACACTTGGCAGTTCAGACAAAGATGAAGATGAGGTGTGAGACGTACAAAACATTGCATTCTGGGATCGGCCTGGAGCACAAAATGACAGTGACTCAAAGAGCTCCATCTGTACATGCTGGGTACACTGGGGAATTGTGTCTCAAAGTTTAAATGCTAAGAGGCCATAACAGCATAATCACAGTCACACGGTTAGCTATTTGTCAAAAATAAACTACAGGTGCCGAGGCTAGAAACGACGTGTGCAGATCTGACTCATTTGTCCGTGGACTACTGATGAGCTGAGAACCAGATCTAAAACACTTGCGTTCTACTACTGTGAGGAGATTTCAAATGCACTGTGAGAGTTGCTGCAGGACATTAATGGGAAATCCATTTGGAAATAAATGAACATGGTGCCTGCTAACAATGGCTTtttctgacagacacacaatttATAACAAACTGTGTTTATGAATGTACCTTGTGGCATAAATTGTCAGGTCAGTGCACAACTTATTTGACCTACAAGGAGCATATAAAGCAGTGACGGAGGGAGCCATATTGTATTGACTgataaatgcattttccttctgTGTACAATTGGATATCTGTCAGACCAGTACACATCACTGGGGGCACAAATATGACCTTCTTTTTAATtgtttgccttttgttctgcGTGGCCTTGAATAACTTAGTCATTTCCAGACTGGGTGACTTTGCAGAATAGAACATTCAATAAAAAAGGTGGACATGACAGATTAAATATGGAATAAGGTTTGAACACTGTCGTTTATTCACGAGGCATATTGAGGTGATGTGTGAGAACTGTTCAGTGCTTTAGGTGTTATGTAAAAGACATCCAATCCACTCTATTCCAGCTTTTATCACAGCtatcaaaaactaaaaaagcaGGTATTTATGCTTATGCAAATGAGCTCTGCCCTTAGCCCCCGCTTCCTGCAGATgaacagaaaacaggaaaaaaaagtaatggCTCAATCTGTCATCAAATTCCACTGAGACCtctttttctgcagcattttcacaACTATTTATTTCCTCTTAAGTAATGTCCCTTAAATGGCTGTTATGTAACTTGCAACAGCATCAACTCTTGTCTCATTTGCCTTCATAAATCAAACGCTTATTTGAATCGACCTTTAAAATAATGAGGACAGAATATTGTGACAAATTTGTACATGAGCAGATGAAAATCAGCAGGTATTGAATACTGTTTTAAATGCACACTTCCAGCTACCCTTTTAGTAACACAGCTCAGAAGgaaattttgaaaatgtttctgAAAAGCAGTATTAAAACTGGCTTACGCTTTTGAAATTATTGATGAAAACTCATGCACTTCCCCGTGGACGTGGTCCCTTGATTAAAAGAtgtatttaatttattgttttccTGCATAATTTAGGTATAGACTTTCTGGCTTCTTGCAACTGTTCTGGTTTTGCACTTGTATGATGCTGTTATGGTGCTTTTGGAAAGACAAGCAGTAAAAACAATGCAGCTTtaagactgaaaataaagtcAAGTTTGGCTGTTTGTGGGCCTTATGGACAACTAGCAAATAGAATTCTGTgtatttggcttttaaaaatcATCAGTGTTTCATCAATTTGTGACCTGAGGCAGTTTGCACTTCCACTAAATATTTCTGGTTGAATAAAAGTTAATAGTAGTAACGAGTTCTGAAAATGTAATAGTAGCTAGGCAAGGACATGTTTTATCAGTGTCAGAGGACAAGTTGCATGAGAAAACTGCATGTCACTTGTATATTTTTGTGCCATTTTCTGAATAAATGTACATGAACTTATATACAAGGGCTGAGCATTTGTCCCTCACAGCAATGACAGGCAAGAATTTGTCAAGCACAATAATGCCTGTTGTTCTGTATTGTGTACAGTGATGTGAACTATTTCAAAGTGCAAAAAGCCGGTGTGACAGCACCCAGCATGAGTTTGTAGGAATTATGGTTCGCACTTTATTTTCCACTTGAGTACCAGCTCTACTCTCTCATCTGCATGCAAGAAACTCCATGGAGCAACCTAGGAGTCTTCAAAGCCAGTCTCCCAGGTAATGCAGCAGCATCAGGTTTTACATCTGATCATATCTGACTGGAGTTTTGATCATGTTGATTCAAACTGGAGGAACAGTTCTGTGTGTTTACAAATTCAGGCTGGGGTTGTTGTTGGCAAGGGGATACCACCTCATCTTCAAAAGGTAATATTGCTCAATTAAAAATGATTCATTGGCAGTATTTCATTATGTTAGTCATATCACCACATTTTAGAAAAAATGTTGACTGAAttatatttttcagtatttcaaTCACACTTTTATTGGAAAAAGAATCAGCATTGTGCCGAGTACAATATATGGAAATTCAAGAatgtcaaatgaaaaaaaaaacatgcaatcacatgaaaatgtattttctgtgaCAAATATGTACACGTAATAATTAACCACATATGGAGAACATAGGAAATATTTACATCTTGAAACAGTTTGCAaaaagaatatatttttttaaaagatagtTGCAACTTCTGATGCTGTAGCAACAGTCACAGTGTTTGGACTCTGCTTGTGGACTCCACCAGCAGCCTCATGTTGTTGCTGAGGGTAGTAGCAAGGAAGGGTTCTGGTCCTGGAGAAAGTCTGCATACTGCTCCAGGACTTGGGCTGACTTGTGCCATAAGACGAGTCCTTCCAAGACTGGGGGCAGCCATGAGGATTGTTGAAGACAGGCACTGGGGAGAAGCCTATTGTGTATGCGTTGTCTCTGGGGACTCGGAAGCTCTGTGGTTGTATTGCACAGTAGGTGCCTTGGCAATCCTCTGATAAGCCGTGAGCTACATCTGAAATAGAAGTGATATGAATGAAAAAAGGATAACAGTGAGCATTTGTAGATGCaaattttacatatattttaccataaattattatttcagtatttcaggTTGAATGTTTGCTTTGTCAAAAATTTCAAAACATATACAGGAAAACGCACTTTTTAGCCTTGGCTGGAAGGTTCTGAAGTTCTTTTTGACTCCATCGCCACTGATATCAGAGTCACTGTCATTGAAGTCACTGTCCCCTTTACCACTGTCCTTCACGCTCAGCTGGTCAGTGTTGCTCATGCCACTGCAAATGCAATCAGCAGATACAGTATGAGCCACAAGTGCATCACATTAGCTTGATtattgatgtcttttttttcacatacagGGCACGCGACTTTGTTGCCCAGCTAACCTCAATTTGCATAAATGCCACAAGCAACTTGTATGTTTGGTGCATGTGAAGAACTCCTTTTTAAAGTAACGCTTTTTAGTTAGATTTCACTGTTTGTAAAGCATATCCTATCTGAGAAAAGACATTCATTTAGTTGTCTTACCTCACTTGCAAGCAGTATTTGTCACCTTGCCACACAGATGTTGGTTGGAAATGCTTGGAGGGCAGGAACATCTGAGAGAACAAAGTGACAAGAGAGAGCTTAGTTTCCATTTCTGGCACACAGATCAAAGCAGCACTAGGAAAcatcatataaaaatataacggaaaaataaaacagaaaaaaatgctaaatgtaGTTGACTCACCTTCGTCTCTGAGTCCCTGCTCCTCTCCTCATACAGGCAGGAATCATCAAGAGACAAAGAAGTCCTCTCATGGAAGAAGCCTCCTTGACCTGTGTAAATGTTTGGTTCTGTTGAACTAAGCATGGGCAGGGGCCTGCCATCAAACAGGCTCTGACACACTTCTCTCTTGGCACCGTGGCTTCTCCCCCCACGTCTGAGTTTACATGTCACAGCAACAACCACTATTGCAATCAGCAACAATGCACAACCCCCACTGAGCATAATGATGATAATTAGTGAGCCATCAACGCCGGAGCTTTCTTCGTCACTTGACCGCAGCACAATGACAACTTGGTCTTCAGAGGGCTCTGTATCTGAGACGACAAACCTAATAGTGGCACCGCTAGAGAGTGGGGACCTGGCATTGTCACTCACTGcaattttcatttccagcaCGTCCCCAATTTCAGCTGTCAGCCATTGTTTTAAACCAATCTCTCCAGTGTCTTTGTTCATTGTGAAAAGCTTTGGATCACCTTGTACAATTTGGTAAGAGAGCTCTCCGTTCACTccatcatcctcatcttcaGCTGTTACACGAAGGGCAAGATAGCCAGGAGGTGCATTAAAGGGCAAAGGAATATCAGCAGAGTCATTCACAAGGACAGGGAAGGTGAAATATGGATAGTTGTCATTTTGATCCACAACTCTTATCCTGATTGTTGATGTGCTTGACAGAGTGGGGGAACCTTTGTCTTCTGCTTGGATGACCAGCTCAATCTGCTCAAGTGTCTCATAATCAAAAGACCTTAAAGTATATAAAGACCCTGAGAGTGAATCCACAGAAACATAAGTGGACACTAGAGAGCCATCTGGTACCTCTGCATCAATGAGTTTGTATGAGACTTTGGCATTCTTTCCAATATCAGGATCTCGAGCAACAACAGTGGTCACATATGAGCCTGGAATGTTATTTTCCAGGACTGAAACTTCATAAAGTGGCTTACTGAATAGAGGAGGGTTGTCATTCTCATCTGTTACACGGATACTGTACTGCCTGATGGTTTTGAAAGGTGGGCTTCCCAGGTCTTCTGCAACCACAGTCAAGTTATACTCTGGTATTTTCTCTCTGTCTAAAGTAGTGGTAGTAACAATCATGAAAGTGTCTCCATATGCCTGCTGGAGGGTGAAATGCTCGTGCTCGAGCAGACTGACGCGCACGTACCCATTAGAGCCAGAGTCTCTATCCGAGGTGCTGATCAGAGCCACGAAactctctgcagctgcagcttctgTGATATAGGCGACTCCATCACTGCTGGAGGTCATCGGTTTGATGCTGATTTCTGGTGCATTGTCGTTCACGTCCACGATATCTATCACAACTTTGCAGGTGGAGGGGACCGAGTTCGCGCCTAAGTCAGACGCTTTGATGTTCAGTTCATATGACCTCCTCTTCTCAAAATCAACAAGCGCCTTCAGGGTCACGTCACCGGAGTAAGGGTCGAGGTGGAAAAGGCGCGCGGCTTCTAATGACAGCCCGTCGGAGAACGCGTACATAACTTCACCGTTAATGCCGTCATCGGGGTCAAACGCATGCACCCTGAGAACACGGTGACCTACCGGAGAGTCTTCATTCAGCTCaactttcagagagctgtgctCAAACGTCGGGCTGTTGTCATTAAAGTCCAACACTTTGATATTTACTGTCATTGATCCGGACTTTGCAGGCACTCCTCCGTCAGATGCAGTGACTTCAATTGTGTAGGAGTCTTCCACCTCCCTGTCGAGCTCCCTCACCAGCACCAGTTCAGCAAACTTCACCCCATCCTCCCGATCGCGCATTTCAATAGAGAAATGACTGGAGGCGGAAATGTTGTAGCTCTGGATATAGTTTTCACCCACATCCTGGTCGAGGGCGATCTGCAGTGGGAATCTTGAGTCCAGTGGGACATTTTCCACTATCTCCAGAGTTGTTTCGTTGCGAGGAAAATGAGGAGAGTGGTCGTTAATGTCTTTCACCTCTATCTCCACGTGAATGAGTTGAAACTTTTCCCTGGAGAAGGCCACGATGTCGAAGGTGATGAAGCAACGGGGAGACCTGGGGCAGAGCTGCTCTCGATCAATTATTTCTGCAACACTTAGAAGTCCGTCATTCTCCCTCATGTGAATCACAGAAGAGTTATTCTCTTGCATGAAGCGGAATGAAGTGTCAGGATCATCAGCTGGATCAATCTTTAAATCTTGAGACAAATGACCTATTTCCGTCCCCGGTGCGTCCTCTTCATAGGTGAAATATCTTGTAGTTGTACACTGAGCagtatttgaaaataaaacaagtatCACGCACAGCCCAGCTGCTGCAGTCTGGCAAATTGTCATATTGAGGGTCTAGTATATGCTGCCACCCTCCAAAAAAAGT from Archocentrus centrarchus isolate MPI-CPG fArcCen1 chromosome 21, fArcCen1, whole genome shotgun sequence carries:
- the LOC115801183 gene encoding protocadherin-8, encoding MTICQTAAAGLCVILVLFSNTAQCTTTRYFTYEEDAPGTEIGHLSQDLKIDPADDPDTSFRFMQENNSSVIHMRENDGLLSVAEIIDREQLCPRSPRCFITFDIVAFSREKFQLIHVEIEVKDINDHSPHFPRNETTLEIVENVPLDSRFPLQIALDQDVGENYIQSYNISASSHFSIEMRDREDGVKFAELVLVRELDREVEDSYTIEVTASDGGVPAKSGSMTVNIKVLDFNDNSPTFEHSSLKVELNEDSPVGHRVLRVHAFDPDDGINGEVMYAFSDGLSLEAARLFHLDPYSGDVTLKALVDFEKRRSYELNIKASDLGANSVPSTCKVVIDIVDVNDNAPEISIKPMTSSSDGVAYITEAAAAESFVALISTSDRDSGSNGYVRVSLLEHEHFTLQQAYGDTFMIVTTTTLDREKIPEYNLTVVAEDLGSPPFKTIRQYSIRVTDENDNPPLFSKPLYEVSVLENNIPGSYVTTVVARDPDIGKNAKVSYKLIDAEVPDGSLVSTYVSVDSLSGSLYTLRSFDYETLEQIELVIQAEDKGSPTLSSTSTIRIRVVDQNDNYPYFTFPVLVNDSADIPLPFNAPPGYLALRVTAEDEDDGVNGELSYQIVQGDPKLFTMNKDTGEIGLKQWLTAEIGDVLEMKIAVSDNARSPLSSGATIRFVVSDTEPSEDQVVIVLRSSDEESSGVDGSLIIIIMLSGGCALLLIAIVVVAVTCKLRRGGRSHGAKREVCQSLFDGRPLPMLSSTEPNIYTGQGGFFHERTSLSLDDSCLYEERSRDSETKMFLPSKHFQPTSVWQGDKYCLQVSGMSNTDQLSVKDSGKGDSDFNDSDSDISGDGVKKNFRTFQPRLKNVAHGLSEDCQGTYCAIQPQSFRVPRDNAYTIGFSPVPVFNNPHGCPQSWKDSSYGTSQPKSWSSMQTFSRTRTLPCYYPQQQHEAAGGVHKQSPNTVTVATASEVATIF